Within Dromaius novaehollandiae isolate bDroNov1 chromosome 8, bDroNov1.hap1, whole genome shotgun sequence, the genomic segment AGGCTCTTGGTGTTATAATGACAAGGTCTGAATAAAATTCAGTCTAAAATCTGAAGGCACAACTCTAGACCATGGGTGACACAGAGGCACCTGCCTGGCCAATCCCAGCGCCCACGTGTTGGCCTTGCAGCACGTAGCAGCTTTGAGAGCTATTGGCCTGATGTGACCTTACTGTCTACATGAATTTCTTTGATTCTGCCTTTAGCTTTCCCAAGCCTGGCTCATTGCTGCTTTGCAGTACAGCTTCGCAACTTCATTATACTTCAGGTCTGTCCAAACTTTCTGGGATCTACCCACCCCATCCCCCTTAGACCTTTTAATACTTTCTATAATATCATAAAAAGTGTTAATTGAATGAAATTCTGTTGCTCTTGCACTCATCTTTTCAGAGCCCACACATGATCTCTGGCCAGACTGCTACAGCAGACTCAGGAACATGACACTTGGCCCAAACTGCTGTTTTAGGTTACTCCCTTACGCACAGGGCCTCCCCTGCAAGCAACTGCAGCCCCTGGCCTGTCCCAGCCACTGACTATGGCTGTAAGAAGTTGAGCAAGAGGGCTGGACTTGGACACCACAGGAGCCTGGGGCAGGTGTGGGAGGAAGGACAGGGCTCATCCTCTCTCTGCTTGTAGCCTTGGCAGGGTCGTTTTGCCCTTAGACCACTGCTGGCTGAACAACATTATGTCTAATCACCATTCACATGGGTTGCCATGCTGTACAGTGAGTTTTGCTGAAAGAAATTGCCAGCGTTGAGCAGAGATGCTCCATAGGACTGGCGTGAGCTCCCACCAGCACAGTGAGCTGGAGTCTGAGCAGAGAGAAGCAAGACCCTGTGCCCCCAGGCCACTGGGGCCCGTCCCCCATGCCCCTGCATGGCCCGTCGTGGCCAGTGAAGGCCCGCTGCTGGCATGAGACGCAGGGTGCCTggctgggcagggcaggctgGCGCAGAAGAGTGTGGaaagggaggagcagggcaggagggagaactACGGTGAGGAGGCTGTGGTCTGCGGTGAGGGACATGGGCTCAGCAAGGAAGGCAATGCCAGGCCAGGAAGGGAGGAGTTGGGCCGGGGGGCCAGGGCAAGGGAGAAAAGGGGGACACTGGGAGAGTGGCAAGGACATCAGGGACCGTCCTTGATCTTGTGCTCACTCCCTTTGTCTCGCAGTGGCTCgtccagctgcagagctgtgcagggtgCTCCAGAGCAGAGAACAGGCACACTCAGCACATGGAGCAGGGTCAGGTGACACTGCACAGCTTGTTGTGGTATCCTCCAGCTGAGGGCAACTCCTGGGGGGGAAAGgggcatttcccaggaggaggaaggctggggcAGACCCCGGGCCAGAAGTCATGAGAAAGGTGGAGGATGCTGGAGTGGTGATGGGGAAGCAGTGAGGCAGGCTGCGTCGGCTCTATCCCCTGCATGACACACGTCTGCATCCCTCAGGGCTGTCCCCTTCTCCATGCCAATGGGGACAGGCCTCGGCATGCCAGCAGAACAATCGGGGCtcgtgggggcggggggggggggtcctgctgGTTGCAACGCTCCCTGCTGAGGGGTCCCACACGGGCTCTGCTCTGCTTTATCCCTGCAACCACAGGGAGGGTCACTCACCAAGCGGGCTGGAGAAACCCACAGCCCACTGAGCTGCCCCCCACTGGTGTGCGAGCAGCCCCCGTGCTCAGGAcgctgcctggggagcagcttaGGCAGCCGCCCCATGCACCCCCACgccagccccagggccctttccctctcccctgggGCGCTGCTCCTCCTTATCTCACTTCCGCGTGCCTTTCCGCAGCCAGCGCTATCGCCAGTgcgagcagggcagggggtgcTTCCCACTGATCTCCAGGCCCGGCCGAGCCTGGGCCGGGGCCCGAGTCTCGCTCCAACCGCAGAGCTATTTTGGGATGTTTGTTTGTCCCGAAGGACCCTGTGTGCTGAGGAAgggggggcagtggggcctggCCAGCAGGGCCTTGTGCCACCAGCCAGCACCCCTGCACGAACTGGCAAGCTGGCCCGTGTGCTACATCCCTCCCACGGTGTCACGGCTGGCAGGGAGGACGTTTGCACGCACTCCCTGGCCCCGGCGCTGACACAGTCTTGCTGCCCCGAGCTCCCTGCAGAGATGGGCCTCGGGGGAGAGCTGGCACGGGACATGGAAGGGTACACGTGCAGCACGAGGTTGTGTCCGGGGGCTCCTTCATGCCCATGCTCCTCTCAGATGCTGCACTCCTGGGTGAGGTGCCTGAGGACATCCTCTGCTTCTCCCGCTCCTTTGAGGACCTCACGTGCTTCtgggatgaagaggaggaggaagacacgAGCGGGAAGTGCCGCTTCTACTACTGGTACAGCAGGTAAGGACATGGTGCTGATGCTGCTCAGCCTCCCCTTGGCCCAGCCTGGCACACGCCGAGACACCCAGCTCCCATAGCACACACTGCGCTGGGGTTCTCCACGGCCATCCTCCAGgtgcaaggagaggctggagAGCCTGCTGCAAGCTACAGGGTATTTACTGCATGCTCTCGGTGGGGCTGGTGTCCCAGGTCTTGCCTCAGCCTCACTGGAAAGGTGCCCTGTGATGGATTGGggtgcagagaaggagctggtgGCACCTCTGGCTGCTAAGGTCTTGGTGCCATGTCCCAGGATCCCTCTCCtctggcctggcctcaggcaGGAGGTGCTGGAGGGTCCCTGACAATCTGTTCCCCAGGGAGGTGCCCAAGGCGTGTGCAGTTTCCACGCAGAGCCGTGGGGCCAGCGGGATGCGGCACGTTTGTGTGTTCCCCAGCCAGGATGTGCGGCTCTTCAGCCAGCTCTCTATCCTCGTCGTGAACGCCACCAGCAACCAGACCAAGTACTCGCGGGAGCTCAGTGTGGACACAGTGGGTGAGTCCCTCCCGTGGTGCAGCacccacacagcagcagctggccCCAGCCTGGGCTCCAGGATGCTCCTTGAACCCCACTCTCTatcctccctgcccctctgcccacCATGGGCCTCGTCATGGGCAGGCTTGGACCAGCTCCACTTGGCGCCAGCCTGCAGCAGTCCCCACAGGAGCTGGCAATACCCTGGGTCCGGCATGATGAggcctggcagggaggtggcccctgGGGCGGCAGCAGGGTGTCCTCCAGCTCCTCAGCACAACCCAGTGGGGCTGTGCCTGTGCAGGGGCTGCCGCAGGAGGGCCAACACTCTGGCACCTTTCTTGCAGGTCTCATTGCCCCACCAAGGAACATCACGGCCACCTGGACTGGGGTGGCAGGGCAGCTGTGGGTCACCTGGCAGCCCCCACTCACTGATTACCTGAACTTCTTCCTCTATGATGTCCGTTACTGCATGGAGGGCTCTGGGGAGGCACCGTGCAGTGTAACGCTGGACCCCAGCAGGCAGCACATTGAGGACTCATCAGTCCTGCAGGCCAGGAGCACCCAGGTGCCCACCCCTGAAGGAGCTGCagcctccccaggtgcagggcaagTACGTAcaggggccagggctgggcagggggtcGGGGACCACAGCTGCTCCTCAGCCTcacccctctcctgcagggaCTGGTACAGACCGACAGCTGGGTGCTACTTCGGGACTTGCGGCCTGGGGGGAGGTACCACATCCAGGTGCGCAGCAAGCCCGATGGCCTCTCCATGGATGGCATGTGGGGCCCCTGGTCACAGGCAGTGGCTGCAGAGACACCCCATTCCTCTGGTGAGCAGCTGTTCCCCCTGCCAGAGCTCTGCGTGAGACACCGGACTAAGCATGGCGTTGAGCTCAGCGGGGAAGGCGCGTACAACCCAGGGGAGTGATGGTTGGGGGGTCTGGGGGTAGGTGAGGTGCAGCACCCAGGGCTTGGACGGCTCAGGGTGAGGGGAagcagccctctccctgccctggctccTGTGCTCTTGCCTGCCCAGGAGACATCGGCCTGCTCTGCACCACCCCTGACCTGCAGCACGTGCGCTGCGAGTGGAGCTGGGACCCCGCAGATGCCAGCAGCTCCCATGAGCTCTTCTACCGGGCACCTCAGAGCAGGGCTGGCAAAAGGTAAGGGCATGGCTGGGACACGGCGCTCATGGGCAGGGGGAGCACACCCTGGGGACTGCCACCTTGCACGGTGCCGTGTCCGGCATTGCGCCCCCCCATGCTGTGCCCTGCCTCACGCAGCCGTGCCCTGCCATGCTGCAATCTGCCTCACACTGTGCCACGTCCCGTGCTGCCCACGCATGCTGCACCTCCCACCACCATGTCGGGCCCTGCTGACTCTCCAGCTTGGGGCTGGCCTGGCTTTCCTGGACAAGGCCAAGAGGAGTGAGGCAGCGCTGGCCTGAGGACAGGAGTGGCTTTGCCCCGGAGAGAACcccacagcagagcagggctgacaGAGGGTGAGGGCAGCAGCACCGCAGCTGAGGGGCTGACGTGCTCCCCACTCCCTCCGCAGGGAAGCAGCATGGCAGCGGTGCGAGGCGGTGAGCATGGGGGCCCAGGGCACCCATGCCTGTACATTTCAGCCCAGGGCTGGCAGTGCCATCTCTGTCCTGGTGAATGTCACCTGGCCCCACGCGCGGCCCACGCTCAGCTACTTCAGGGAACCCTTCTGGTTGCACCAGGCTGGTGAGTCCCAGCACCGATGCTGCCCACGGCTGGCTGGCAGGAGGCCCTTCAGACTCCAAGAGAGCAGGGTCCCCTGGCAGTGACATGTCTTTGTTTtcgcagtgctcacagaccccccaCAGCTCCTGCAGGCCACGGTGGTGCAGGGCCGGCTGAGCCTGCAGTGGGTGCCACccctggaggagctggcagagcagctggcTTATCAGCTCCGCTACTCCGTGGAGAATAGCCACGACTGGAAGGTAACGGGGTGGGCAGGCACCCTCTGCCTGCCACAGCTGGGGCTCCCCCGAGCAGCCCtggccctcctctgctgctggtaCTCAGCCCCTGCGTGGGGTGAGGCAGGGTAGACCCTAGTCACAGTTCTGCCCTTTTGCAGGCCCACAGCAGCTGTCATCtctaattcagctctgccctgcaggtcTTGCAAGTCCCACGGGCAGCCAGGAAAGAAGTCCTGGACCTGCGCCCTGGCGCCCGCTACCTTGTCCAGGTGCGAGCCCAGCCCAGCGGGCCATGGTACCAGGGCAACTGGAGTGCCTGGTCCAAACCTGTTGTGGTTGATGCCACGGCTGATGCGGGTAAGGGGTAGAGCAGGAGCGGAGGCTGTAGCCAGATGAGCCATAGGGCAGAAGACTGAGGATGCTGGAAATGGGATGTATAGCACTGGGCAGAGGGTGACAGGGCTGCGAGGGGCACAGGAAGGTAGGCCTGGGAACCTCTGCCTTCTCAATGCTCCTCCTCCAACCCAGGCTGGATCATCCCAAGTGTTGCGGTGGTGCCACTGCTCTTCACAGGAATGCTCTTGGGGCTGAGGTGCACCTTCCCCTCCCTGTATAGGTAAGGCCTGACCTGCATGCATGTCCTGCCTGCATGAGGCCTGAGCACCCCATCCCGTGGGCTCTTCCCAGGGAGACTGAACTGGGGTTTACCTTTGACACCCCTCTTCTTCCCACCCAGCAGTGTGAAGCAGAAGCTCTGGCCACCTGTCCCAGACCTGCACCGTGCACTGGGCAACTTCCTCAGTGAGagcagcaagcacagccaggtgaggaggctgcagcagggtccccagggtggggagCAGCCTTGGCCCCAACACCTCCCAGTGACACTCTCTGCTCTACAGCAGAGCCCTCTCCAGCAATCCCAACCAGATGATCACCTTCCCAGCCTCCCTCCAGGAGCTGGAGAAGAGTGCACAGGGCCCAGAGAACAGCTCCTGAGCCCCCAGACTGCCCACAGGGCCCAGCTGTGGCAATGGCTTGGCTCCAGGGACAGGGCTATGGAGGCACCAGACTGGCCTACAGGGCTCCTCAAGGGGCACCTTGGGGCACCCAAAATGGCTCCCCAGGGGCGTCTCAAGGGACCCAACATGGCGCCCCAGGGGCACCTCAAGGGACCCAACATGACACCCCAGAGGCACCTCAGAGGAACCGTGCTGCAAGAGCCGCTCTGACGGCATCCCTTCTCTCCCGCAGGCCAACGCCTTCTACAAGCAGCCCCCGGAGGATGCCGTGCTGCCCTGCCTGCTGGAGGTGCTGTCGGACCGGCGGGCCACCAAGCTGGCCGCGCCACCCaaggggccgccggggcgggagggggcctGCGACCCCCCACAGGAGTACGCGGCCGGCAGGCTGCCCGGCGGCCTCCCGGCCAGGCAGGGCACGCCCTGGGGCTCCGCGGAGCGCCCCGCGCCCACTACGGACATCGCCAACCAGTCCTATCTCCTCATGAGCGGCTGGGAGCCGCGGGGGCCGCCCTGAGCGCGGCCCGCGGCTGCCTCGCCTCCCCGCTTGTGCCATAaacgagacgcagacggactcgGCCTCCTCTCCTTCGCGGCGCCCACGGCTCCTGGCCGCTCGCAGGTCCCCCCCCATCTcctctgccccccgccgccccacacTGCCCCCAGCGGCCCCGGTTCGCAGTGGCCGGCGGCTCCGGCCGAGCACGGAACCGGCTCCCACGGAAACGGAGCGAAGCGGCACAACGATGCAACCCCAACCCTCCCCAGCCTCTCACCACCCTCCGactgccggccccggggccgcccacGGGGCAAAgcaccgccccgccgcgcggTCCAGCCAatcgcggcgcggcgcgcggcggTCGCCATGGCAGCGCGCGGCGGTTGGGTTTGAAGCGGCCAATGGGAGAAGCGGCCGCGCAGGGTTTAAGTGCTgcgcggagcggggctgcgggagccTCGATCGGAGAGCGCAGGTGGTGAGGGGGAGCTAGgcagctggcggcggcggcggcggcggcggcggcggcggcggcggcggcggcggcggcgggtggagGAGGAAATCGGCACCTGGGGGAGGGGGCCCGAGGGGAAGGGGGTCCTGATGGGAAggtggcgggggaggggggacgAGGCGAGGGCCCGGCCCGGGCCTGCCTGGCTCAGGCTCGCGGCGCGGCGTGAGCCCCCGCTGACGCCGCCCGCTGGCCCGCAGCAACATGGCGCAGTTCGTGTTCGAGGCGGACCTGCACGGGCTGCTGAAGCTGGACACGCCGATCCCCAACGCGCCGCCCGCGCGGTGGCAGCGCAAGGCCAAGGAGAGCGGCGCCCCTgggcccagccccgccgccggcgtGTCGCCCATGAAGCCGGCCAACCGCTCCCACAGCGCCAGCAAGACGCCGTCCAAGACCCCCggtgagtggcaggctgctgccccgcggcgcggggagcgtGCCCGTGCTGCCCGCCTGCGGCGCTGAGGCTCcgaggctctgctgggctgccatGGCCCACCGCTAGTGGGGCGGGAGGGGGTTGGTTGCGGTGCCACGGGTCACCTGCCCTGTCTTCCTGGGCACGAGGTGGGCAGGTCTCTGTGCACTGAGTCTGGGTGAACTGCTGTCccccagcagtgcctggctggCCCAGCTCTGTGTTGTGGCACGTGTGGGAGTGTGTGTGCTGACAGTTTTGCATGCTTCAACAGCGTTTTGGCATCCTCCTCCAGCTGGAAGCACTGGAGTTGCTGCACTAGACCTAAGGATATATGTAATGGTACTGAGCTTGGGTTGGGGACTGCCAGGATACAGTGAGGTATAGAGGCCAGAAATATGAGTTATCTGTAACTTGTACAGAATGTGTAATGATGCTCTGAGTCTTACTATGATCATGCCACTTATCTGATAGATGTTATGTAGTCTATTGCTGGTAGAATTACTCTTAGAGTGCTAATTTTGCTGCATCTCTTGAAAGCTCTAATGCAGGCTGTCTGACAGCTGTAAGACAATATTTATGGCATGTGAATACAGGTAAATCGGGATCCAAAATCCAGAGCACCCCAACAAAGGCTGGGGGGGACCGCTACATTCCCAACCGCAGCACTATGCAGATGGAGATGGCCAATTTCCTCCTAACCAAAGAGAATGACCCTGCTGAGGATTCACCTACCAAGAAGGTGAGCATGCTACTGGCTGTATTATGATCATTATAATAAGCATTATGCAACAGCTAATCCTTCTTGACCTTTCCCAGAGAAGCAAACTGTAATGTCTCATGAATGGGTTTGCGAGGCTAATGGCCCCAGCTACCACAGCTTCCAGCTCTGGGCTTCGGGAGTCTGAGGTGAAGTGGAAGCTGTAATAGCTTTAAGTGGAGCCAGTGCACAGCTGTCACACAAGAGGCTGAGCATAGCTGCTCAGTGGGGATGCTTCCTCAGGTACAGAAAAGAGTGTAGAGCCTCCTTATACCTCTGTTTGCACTCTAGTCTGCAGTTTCTGGTAACAAAATTTAACTTTGAAAGGCTAATGAGGCTTTTAAATCGAGCAGGCTGCTACAGAGGCACAAAGCTGTGAGCCTGTACACAGTGAAACTGCTGGTGGTAGCTATTCCAGGACAATGTCTGCATAGGGAGCTATTCTGGAATGTGTACACTCTGTTCTGAAATCTGTTTATGAAGCACATGGTCCCTTGTGGCTGTGGCTTTCCCTCTGGCAATGAGAATTGTTGAATTTGCCCCTCTTCTGTATGAAAATGCTATGAGCAGGACACAGTGCCAAGGTTTAAGGAAAAACTACTTTCAGCTGCCTATGTGCAGCTGACTCCTACAGTATAGCCATGTACCTTCTGATTCTGGGAGAAGAAGGCTGGGCATATGCCCCACCAGCTGCAGTTTTGTCTGAGATGCAGCATGGGCTTTGTACTTCAAATGAGTCGTGCTGAAGGTGTTTTGTCTCTCTCTAGGAGCAACAGAAAGCCTGGGCAGTGAACCTGAATGGTTTTGATGTAGAAGAAGCAAAGATCCTTCGTCTTAGTGGAAAGCCACAGAATGCTCCAGAAGGTATGATGCAGGGTCTGATGGTGAGTTGACTGGGGAGATCTGGGGGAGGGGAACTGTAAATCAGCCCCCATGTTTAGACATGGGACAGAACAACTGACTATCTCAGAGCTCTTGCATGCTGGTGTCTCCCTCCTAGCTTTCCTGAAGCTGGAGGTCTGGTGAAACAGCTATGCTGAAACTCCTTATGAAAGCTGAGCAGTGACTGCCAGTTGCTAACTTATACTGCAAATGGCAAATCTTCATGATGTCTGTAAAGGCCTCAAACTGTACTGCACCCTTCATAGcttaactttttttaaacatggtGGGATACAGGAAACAGTGTGCTTTTCAGCTAAACGCATTCTTTTGTATTAGGGAACTGGAACCTACGCTGGTTCAGCTATTAATGGGCAATGATGTTGATTTAGTGGCAGTAGCAAGGCCAAATTGACTGTATATAGGATTGACACCTGCAGTGTGAGCACACTGTTCTCCTAGGCAGAACTCACCTTTTCCCTCAGATCAAGATCTGACTTTCATTGGAAGGGTCTACTCGTTGGGTGAGCAGTGATCAGTCAGGAGGAAGCAGTAAGTTAGAATAACAAAGTTGTTCCTGTGCACACAGGCTATCAGAATAACCTGAAAGTGCTCTATAGTCAGAAGACCACACCTGGGTCCAGCAGGAAGAATGGTAGATACATTCCCTCAATGCCAGACCGAATCCTTGATGCACCGGAAATTCGCAATGACTATTGTAAGTAGG encodes:
- the MPL gene encoding thrombopoietin receptor isoform X2, with amino-acid sequence MGAEGAFQPGFLNSKVDTSQIKVSPVGAPTASRGAGKSGAGARAAPHPGAAPRGAGMTTWLCQGWLLSLLVEVLLSLLSPASSPELVTSEDAALLGEVPEDILCFSRSFEDLTCFWDEEEEEDTSGKCRFYYWYSREVPKACAVSTQSRGASGMRHVCVFPSQDVRLFSQLSILVVNATSNQTKYSRELSVDTVGLIAPPRNITATWTGVAGQLWVTWQPPLTDYLNFFLYDVRYCMEGSGEAPCSVTLDPSRQHIEDSSVLQARSTQVPTPEGAAASPGAGQGLVQTDSWVLLRDLRPGGRYHIQVRSKPDGLSMDGMWGPWSQAVAAETPHSSGDIGLLCTTPDLQHVRCEWSWDPADASSSHELFYRAPQSRAGKREAAWQRCEAVSMGAQGTHACTFQPRAGSAISVLVNVTWPHARPTLSYFREPFWLHQAVLTDPPQLLQATVVQGRLSLQWVPPLEELAEQLAYQLRYSVENSHDWKVLQVPRAARKEVLDLRPGARYLVQVRAQPSGPWYQGNWSAWSKPVVVDATADAGWIIPSVAVVPLLFTGMLLGLRCTFPSLYSVKQKLWPPVPDLHRALGNFLSESSKHSQANAFYKQPPEDAVLPCLLEVLSDRRATKLAAPPKGPPGREGACDPPQEYAAGRLPGGLPARQGTPWGSAERPAPTTDIANQSYLLMSGWEPRGPP
- the MPL gene encoding thrombopoietin receptor isoform X1; translation: MGAEGAFQPGFLNSKVDTSQIKVSPVGAPTASRGAGKSGAGARAAPHPGAAPRGAGMTTWLCQGWLLSLLVEVLLSLLSPASSPELVTSEDAALLGEVPEDILCFSRSFEDLTCFWDEEEEEDTSGKCRFYYWYSREVPKACAVSTQSRGASGMRHVCVFPSQDVRLFSQLSILVVNATSNQTKYSRELSVDTVGLIAPPRNITATWTGVAGQLWVTWQPPLTDYLNFFLYDVRYCMEGSGEAPCSVTLDPSRQHIEDSSVLQARSTQVPTPEGAAASPGAGQGLVQTDSWVLLRDLRPGGRYHIQVRSKPDGLSMDGMWGPWSQAVAAETPHSSGDIGLLCTTPDLQHVRCEWSWDPADASSSHELFYRAPQSRAGKREAAWQRCEAVSMGAQGTHACTFQPRAGSAISVLVNVTWPHARPTLSYFREPFWLHQAVLTDPPQLLQATVVQGRLSLQWVPPLEELAEQLAYQLRYSVENSHDWKVLQVPRAARKEVLDLRPGARYLVQVRAQPSGPWYQGNWSAWSKPVVVDATADAGWIIPSVAVVPLLFTGMLLGLRCTFPSLYSSVKQKLWPPVPDLHRALGNFLSESSKHSQANAFYKQPPEDAVLPCLLEVLSDRRATKLAAPPKGPPGREGACDPPQEYAAGRLPGGLPARQGTPWGSAERPAPTTDIANQSYLLMSGWEPRGPP